The DNA segment aggctcagcggccatggctcacgggcccagccgctccgcggcatgtgggatcctcctgggccggggcacgaacccgtgtcccctgcatcggcaggcggactctcaaccactgtgccaccagggaagccttcaaaTCTGTCACTTTTGAAGAGCGATCCTGGTGTGCAGATTGAAAGGGGCTTTCGGAGAATGTTGGGGACTCTTTAATCTGCAGTTAAGGTTTTTGGTAACACCCTCTTCTTCCCCATGGACTGTGGTGAAGGCTTCCCTTGCCTGAGGGCCACCCTGGGGGATCCCGTGGAATTTGATGCCCCTTGTTTTCAGGACGCAGCCAGCGCCGGCGATGTGCCCCCTGCAGCAGCCGCGGTGGCAGATGGTGCCCACCTCCTGGGCTTCTCGGACGAGATCCTCCTGCACATCCTGAGCCACGTCCCCAGCATAGACTTGATCCTGAACGTCCGGCGCACCTGCCGGAAGCTCGCAGCGCTGTGCCTGGACAAGAGCCTCACCCACACggtgctgctgcagaaggactatGAGGTGAGGGGCTTGGGGGTGGCGCTTGGCATGCTGGGGGCAGAGATGGGGAACAACCGAGGTGCCCGACTGAGGCCCCGCATAGCCTGGCAGTGGTGGGGCACTTGCAGGGATGATACGGCAAAAGCCAGGGGCCCAAAAGTGCAGGTAGTGTGCCATCTGGGCCAGAGCACAGGTAGAGCAGGCGCTCTTCTGGAAGGGTCTTGGGCCTTGGCACTGGGCCAGGAGGGAGACTGACTTCCTGGTAGGTACCCAGGAGTGGACATGCGGGCCCACTGTCAGTGTTGGGCTTTCCTGTGGAGTTAAGCACAGTTGGAGGCACCACCTCTCCCCACCAGCGGCATCTGAGAGTTCTGGTTGCTctgcatcctcgccaacacttggtGGTGTCAGTCTCTTCAGTTTAGCCACTGTGATGTGTgggaggtggtacctcattgtagttttaacttGTATTCTCTGGTGGAGGATGCTGTCGATTATGCTTTCTTCAGGTGCgtgggccatttgtatatcttctcagaAGTGTCTGTGCAAGGCTTTTGCCCATTCATTATTGTCTATCTTTTTCTTAGTGAGTTTTGTGAGTTCCATATATATTCTGGTACAAGTCCTTTGTGGGGtgtgttgtgaatattttctcttatagtCTGTGGCTTGCCGTTTCATTTTGattaatagtgtcttttgaagagcataagtttttaattttggtgaggtccaatttattgaatttttgagTTCATGCTTTTTGTATTCCGTTGAAGAAATCTTTGTGAAACctgaggtcatgaagattttctcctatgttgtcttctttcttctttttaactttttagaaagttttaatttatttttttggctgtgttgggtctttgttgctgcacgcgggcttttcgctagttgcggcgagcaggggctactcttcattgtggtgcacaggcttctcttgttgtggagcagtggctctaggcgcgtgggcttcagtagttgtggcacgtaggctaatagttgtggcttgcgggcttagttgctccgcggcatgtgggatcttcccagaccagggctcaaacccgtgtcctctgcactggcaggtggattcctaaccactgcgccaccagggaagcccctttatctatttttttaatagggtagtttctttgctattgagttgtatgagttctctgtatatttcggatattaaccccttatcagatatatgatttgcagtatcttttcccatttaataggctgcctttcattttgttgctggTTCCCTCTGCTGTGCAGAAACTGCTCAGGTGATGCAgttcctcttgtttctttttgcttctattgtttttggtgtcagatttCAAAAAATCATCACTAGGACTGATGGCAAGGAGCTTATTactacttatattttcttctaggagctttatggttcCTGGTCTTACGTtcaagtgtttaatccattttaggttaattttggtgtatggtatagatagtggtccagtttcattcttttgcctgtggctgtccagtattcccagcaccctTCTATGTTGCCTTATAGAAGTTTATAGGTTTAGCTCTTATGGCAGGTCTGTGATCCTTTTGTGTTCATCTCCACATATGCCGTGAGATCAGGGTGAGGCTCACTGTTCTGCACACAGCTATTCACGCCTTCCACCACTACTTACTGAAAAGATTATCCTGTCCTCGCCGAATTGCCTGCAACCTGGAAAATCAGTTGATGacctattttaaagataaacagaGGCCTTGTCCTTAACTCAAAGTTTAGGGGACTTGGAGGGGCTCCTACTGCTGTTGCTGGCTGGGCAGTGATGCCTTTGAAACCCAGAATGAGGTCCCTTAGAGCTCAGTCTCTTTCTGTGAGAGCACTGTGCTCCTCCCTGATGGAGAGCTGAACTTACTCCCCAAAGCGCTGAGGTCAGGCTTCCTGCCCACGAGGGTTCTTCACTGTAGAGGAAGGGCAGGTGCGCAGTCTGTCTGGAGCGTTTAGAATGTGTGTCCCTCGTCTGCACAGTTCTGTGTGTGCATCTGCTGTGGAGAAGTGATCATGTGCACAAGCCTTGTGTACAGGGATGCTGTGTTGTCTGAAGGCCTTGGTGGCCACTGGGCCCCCGACTGGACATACTGTGGCTCCCTAGGCCGTCCAGGCCAGGTTTTTGAGGAACATTTAATGATATGAAAGTGCATGTGACGTAAAGGAAAGTGACAGCGAAAGAACGCTTCCAGGGCGTGATTCCACTATGTGATTTCAAAAAACCCCACCTAACAGAAAACTTCCCATcctaaccactttttttttttttttggatacgttaggtcttcgttgctgtgtgcaggcttctcattgcagtggcttctcttgttgcggagtacaggctataggtgcgcaggcttcagtagttgtggcacgtgggctcagtagttgtggcgcacgggcttagttgctccatggcatgtgggatcttcccggaccagggctctaacctgtgtcctctgcactggcaggcagattcctaaccactgcaccaccagggaagtcctctaaccacttttttttttttttttttggtcgtacgcgggcctgtcactgttgtggcctctccggttgcggagcacaggctccggacacgcaggctcagcggccatggctcacgggcccagccgctccgcggcacgtgggatcttcctggaccagggcgcgaacccgtgtcccctgcatcggcaggtggactctcagccactgcgcccccagggcagccccccaaccacttttaagtgtaccaTTTCGTTAGccctaagtacattcacagtgttacGCAACCATCATCACTCTTTCCGAAACTTTCTCATCGCCTTAAACAGAAACTCTGGAGCTATTAAGCAATAGCTCCCATGTCCCCTTTGCCCAGGcctctggtaacctctattctactttctcttCCTGGTTTTGCCTGTTCTGGATCTTTCATATAAGTGATCATACAACATGTGATctttatgactggcttctttgggcatcatgtcctcaaggttcactcATGCTGTAGCAGCGTCAGGGTCTCATTCCTCTCCACGCTGAGTAGAATTCCACTGCAGGGATGGACCCCATTGCCTTTACCtgttcatccgttgatggacggCTGGGTTGTTGCCGCCTTCCGGTTGTTGTGAACGGTTCTCCGTGGACATGGGTGTGCAGGAGCCTGAGTCCCCGCTTTCAGTCCCCTTGGGGGTACACCTGGCTGTGGAACTGTGGGTCACGTGGTAACTCTGTTTGGCTTTCGGAGGAGCCACCAGACTTTTCCACAGGGGCTGCCCCATTTTCCGTTCCCGCCTGGCTGAGGCTCCTGACTGTCGGTGGAAGGTAAgcatgcgggggggggggggggcgaggcGCCAGCCCTGCCCTCATTGCCCCTCCTCAGCTGGAGCGGGGCCTCTGCTGCGCCCCCCGTGGCTCCCTGACTGTCACGGTGGAGAGCGCGGTCTGGGGGGCGAGGGTGGAGGAGACGCCGGTGCCTGcagcccctctctccccccctccgccCACCCACAGGCCAGCGAGGACAAGGTGAAGCAGCTGGTGACGGAGATCGGCTGGGAGATCCAGCAGCTCAGCATGGCCGGCTGCTACTGGCTGTCGGGCAGCACGGTGGAGCACGTGGCCCGCTGCCGCGGCCTGGTGAAGGTGAACCTCTCGGGCTGCCACCTGACCTCCCTGCGCCTCTCCAAGGTTCTGTCGGCCCTGCAGCGCCTGCGCTCCCTGGCCATTGACGTGAGCCCCGGCTTCGACGCCAGCCAGCTGAGCGGGGAGTGCAAGGCCACGCTGAGCCGCGTGCGGGAGCTCAAGCAGACGCTGTACACGCCCTCGTACGGCGTGGTGCCCTGCTGCACCAGCCTCGAGAAGCTGCTGCTGTACTTCGAGATCCTGGACCGCACGCGCGAGGGCGCCGTGCTCTCGGGCCAGCTCATGGTGGGCCAGAGCAACGTGCCGCGCTATCAGCACCTGCGCGTCTTCTACGCGCGCCTGGCCCCCGGCTACATCAACCAGGAGGTGGTGCGCCTTTACCTGGCTGTGCTCAGCGACCGCACGCCCGAGAACCTGCACGCCTTCCTCATCTCCGTGCCCGGCAGCTTTGCTGAGAGCGGGGCCACCAAGAACCTCCTGGAGTCCATGGCCCGCAACGTGGCGCTGGACGCGCTGCAGCTGCCCAAGTCCTGGCTCAACGGCTCGGCCCTCCTCCAGCACATGAAGTTCAGCAGCCCCTTCTACTTCAGCTTCAGCCGCTGTGCCCTGTCCGGCGGCCACCTGATCCGGCGCGTCATCGACGGCGGCAGGGACCTCCGGAGCCTGGCTGGCCTGAACCTCAGCGGCTGTGCGCACTGCCTGGCGCCCGACTCCCTGCTGCGCAAGGCAGAGGACGACATCGATAGTGGCATCCTGGAGACGCTGGTGGCAGCCTGCGGCAACCTGCGACACCTCAACCTCTCGGCTGCCCACCACCACAGCCCCGAGGGCCCCGGCCGGCACCTGTGCCAGCTGCTGGCACGGCTCTGCCACCTGCGCTCCCTGTCGCTGCCCGTCTGCGCCGTCGCTGACTCGGCGCCACGGGCCGACCGCGCGCCCGTCCAGCCTGCCACGCACGCTGTGCCCCGCGGCTTCGGCAAGAAGGTCCGCATCGGCGTGCCGTCCGGCCCCGACCCTTTCTCCGGGCAGGCGGGCCCCCTGCCGTCCTCTGTGTTCTGGTCGCTGCTGAAGAGCGTGCCCTTCCTGGACCGCCTCGAGCTGATTGGGTCCAACTTCTCGTCTGCCATGCCGCGCAACGAGCCCGCCATCCGCAACTCGCTCCCCCCCTGCGGCCGGGCACAGAGCGTGGGGGACTCGGAGGTGGCCGCCATCGGCCAGCTGGCCTTCCTGAGGCACCTGACGCTGGCCCAGCTGCCCAGCATCCTGACAGGCTCCGGGCTGGTCAGCATCGGCGTCCAGTGCCAGCAGCTCCAGTCCCTGTCCCTGGCCCACCTGGGCACGATGGGCAAGGTGGCCTACACTTCGGCCCTCGCGGACATGCTGAAGCACTGCAAGCGGCTGAAGGACCTCAGGTGAGGGCACCCGGCCGCCCCGCCGCGCCTCTGCCGGCCCCGTGGGGAGGCCGGAGGGGCGTACGGCCTTCTGCTCGGCAGTGTTGGCGTACCCGCTGCGCGCCTGCCGAGGCGAGCGGGGTGCAGGCCTGTCCTTCAGGGTCTGAGGGTCTTGGGGGGGTGCTGACAAGGGACCGTGCGCAGTGGTGGGGCTCGGGGGG comes from the Delphinus delphis chromosome 15, mDelDel1.2, whole genome shotgun sequence genome and includes:
- the FBXL18 gene encoding F-box/LRR-repeat protein 18 isoform X1; translation: MASIGEDAASAGDVPPAAAAVADGAHLLGFSDEILLHILSHVPSIDLILNVRRTCRKLAALCLDKSLTHTVLLQKDYEASEDKVKQLVTEIGWEIQQLSMAGCYWLSGSTVEHVARCRGLVKVNLSGCHLTSLRLSKVLSALQRLRSLAIDVSPGFDASQLSGECKATLSRVRELKQTLYTPSYGVVPCCTSLEKLLLYFEILDRTREGAVLSGQLMVGQSNVPRYQHLRVFYARLAPGYINQEVVRLYLAVLSDRTPENLHAFLISVPGSFAESGATKNLLESMARNVALDALQLPKSWLNGSALLQHMKFSSPFYFSFSRCALSGGHLIRRVIDGGRDLRSLAGLNLSGCAHCLAPDSLLRKAEDDIDSGILETLVAACGNLRHLNLSAAHHHSPEGPGRHLCQLLARLCHLRSLSLPVCAVADSAPRADRAPVQPATHAVPRGFGKKVRIGVPSGPDPFSGQAGPLPSSVFWSLLKSVPFLDRLELIGSNFSSAMPRNEPAIRNSLPPCGRAQSVGDSEVAAIGQLAFLRHLTLAQLPSILTGSGLVSIGVQCQQLQSLSLAHLGTMGKVAYTSALADMLKHCKRLKDLRLEQPYFSANAQFFQALSQCSALQRLCLVSRSGTLQPEAVLAFMARCLHVVVCHLFTGESLSTCRSLQQSLLRSFQAERPALNVVIFPLLHEGLTDVIRDVPMVHLDEVTLFKSRVAEEPPNLWW
- the FBXL18 gene encoding F-box/LRR-repeat protein 18 isoform X2, with product MAGCYWLSGSTVEHVARCRGLVKVNLSGCHLTSLRLSKVLSALQRLRSLAIDVSPGFDASQLSGECKATLSRVRELKQTLYTPSYGVVPCCTSLEKLLLYFEILDRTREGAVLSGQLMVGQSNVPRYQHLRVFYARLAPGYINQEVVRLYLAVLSDRTPENLHAFLISVPGSFAESGATKNLLESMARNVALDALQLPKSWLNGSALLQHMKFSSPFYFSFSRCALSGGHLIRRVIDGGRDLRSLAGLNLSGCAHCLAPDSLLRKAEDDIDSGILETLVAACGNLRHLNLSAAHHHSPEGPGRHLCQLLARLCHLRSLSLPVCAVADSAPRADRAPVQPATHAVPRGFGKKVRIGVPSGPDPFSGQAGPLPSSVFWSLLKSVPFLDRLELIGSNFSSAMPRNEPAIRNSLPPCGRAQSVGDSEVAAIGQLAFLRHLTLAQLPSILTGSGLVSIGVQCQQLQSLSLAHLGTMGKVAYTSALADMLKHCKRLKDLRLEQPYFSANAQFFQALSQCSALQRLCLVSRSGTLQPEAVLAFMARCLHVVVCHLFTGESLSTCRSLQQSLLRSFQAERPALNVVIFPLLHEGLTDVIRDVPMVHLDEVTLFKSRVAEEPPNLWW